In Myxococcus virescens, a single genomic region encodes these proteins:
- the hemC gene encoding hydroxymethylbilane synthase — MMTHVRIATRQSPLALWQARHVGALLTSRHPGLEVTLVEMTTEGDRFLSAPLSAVGGKGLFVKEIEQALLDGRADIAVHSLKDMTSVFPEGLMLAAVPEREDPRDVFCGLGGLTLDTLPQGARVGTSSLRRSCILRSRRPDVDIVSVRGNVQTRLARTREQGLAGAVLAYAGLKRLGLEDVITQVLPPEVSLPAVGQGVLAIQCRTDDARVRALLAPLEHDTTRIAVTAERALLAKLEGGCTVPLAGHATVSGDTVFLRGLVGRPDGTHVVRGEVRGPVSQAHALGESLADDLLSRGAADILRDFARRSEARES; from the coding sequence GTGATGACGCACGTGCGCATCGCCACCCGGCAGAGTCCCCTGGCGCTCTGGCAGGCGCGTCACGTGGGCGCGCTGCTGACCTCGCGGCATCCCGGTCTGGAAGTGACCCTGGTGGAGATGACCACCGAGGGAGACCGCTTCCTGTCCGCGCCGTTGTCCGCGGTGGGCGGCAAGGGCTTGTTCGTGAAGGAAATCGAACAGGCGCTGCTCGACGGCCGCGCGGACATCGCCGTGCATAGCCTCAAGGACATGACGTCCGTGTTCCCGGAAGGGCTGATGCTCGCGGCGGTGCCGGAGCGGGAGGATCCGCGCGACGTCTTCTGTGGCCTGGGCGGGCTGACGTTGGACACGCTTCCGCAGGGCGCGCGCGTGGGCACGTCGTCGCTGCGCCGGAGCTGCATCCTGCGCTCGCGCCGGCCGGACGTGGACATCGTCAGCGTGCGCGGCAACGTGCAGACGCGCCTGGCGAGGACGCGGGAGCAGGGGCTCGCGGGGGCGGTGCTGGCCTACGCCGGACTCAAGCGCCTGGGCCTGGAGGACGTCATCACCCAGGTGCTGCCGCCCGAGGTGAGCCTGCCCGCGGTGGGGCAGGGCGTGCTGGCCATCCAATGCCGCACGGACGATGCGCGCGTGCGCGCGCTGCTGGCGCCGCTGGAGCACGACACCACGCGCATCGCCGTCACCGCCGAGCGCGCGCTGCTGGCGAAGCTGGAGGGGGGCTGCACCGTGCCCCTGGCCGGGCATGCCACCGTGTCGGGCGACACCGTCTTCCTTCGCGGACTCGTGGGCCGTCCGGATGGCACACACGTGGTGCGGGGCGAGGTGCGCGGCCCCGTGTCGCAGGCCCATGCACTGGGTGAATCCCTGGCGGATGACCTGCTGTCGCGTGGGGCGGCGGACATCTTGCGTGATTTCGCGCGCCGCTCCGAGGCGCGGGAGTCCTAG
- a CDS encoding cytochrome C assembly family protein translates to MSHTLVSLACHAYGIAAVVYLAYLVRQSEALATAGRVLVGGGLALHGVALFELLGVQSGRPVGLAQGFSALAFLLLVIFLFLDVRYRRPVIGAFLTPLALAALLPGLLMQGGQAPLPPGVRQPLLPLHITLALLGLAAFAVAAGVGVMYVLMERQVKAKRFGLLFSRLPSLEFLDTLNRRLVVWGFLALSITLATGAFFVGTAPGPWTVDGKTLATLVAWAVFAALLVARSVAGWRGRRVAFLTMAGFCLVMVSFLSSYDVSSPSAAMRMP, encoded by the coding sequence ATGAGCCACACGCTCGTCTCGCTCGCCTGCCACGCCTATGGCATCGCCGCTGTCGTCTACCTGGCCTACCTGGTCCGCCAGTCCGAGGCCCTGGCCACGGCAGGGCGCGTGCTGGTGGGCGGTGGATTGGCGCTGCATGGCGTGGCGCTCTTCGAGTTGCTCGGGGTGCAGAGCGGGCGGCCGGTAGGCCTGGCGCAAGGCTTCTCCGCACTGGCCTTCCTGTTGCTAGTCATCTTCCTGTTCCTGGATGTGCGCTACCGCCGGCCCGTCATCGGCGCCTTTCTCACGCCCCTGGCGCTGGCCGCGCTGCTGCCCGGCCTGCTGATGCAGGGCGGACAGGCGCCGCTGCCTCCCGGGGTGCGTCAGCCGCTGTTGCCGCTGCACATCACCCTGGCGCTGTTGGGGCTGGCCGCCTTCGCGGTCGCCGCGGGCGTGGGCGTCATGTACGTGCTCATGGAGCGGCAGGTGAAGGCGAAGCGCTTCGGGTTGCTGTTCTCCCGCCTGCCCTCCCTGGAGTTCCTGGACACGCTGAACCGGCGCCTGGTGGTGTGGGGCTTCCTGGCGCTGTCCATCACGCTCGCCACGGGGGCCTTCTTCGTGGGCACCGCGCCGGGCCCCTGGACCGTGGATGGGAAGACGCTGGCCACCCTCGTTGCGTGGGCGGTCTTCGCCGCGCTGCTGGTGGCACGTTCCGTCGCGGGCTGGCGGGGGCGGCGGGTGGCCTTCCTCACCATGGCGGGGTTCTGCCTGGTCATGGTGTCCTTCCTGTCCTCGTATGACGTGTCGTCGCCCTCGGCGGCCATGAGGATGCCCTGA
- a CDS encoding polyphosphate kinase 2 family protein: MTLAAVDPSVSAGEHAKYEKTLKTLQERVFELQIQNYLAGRKAVIVFEGWDASGKGGAIRRLTTLMDPRGYKVWPISSPSEEERRHHYLWRFWRKTPGAGEVCMFDRSWYGRVLVERVEGFAKPAEWRRAYDEINAFEHMLTADGVRMVKFFIHIDKKTQLQRFREREADPAKRYKLGPEDWRNRAKWKKYEAAIQQMLDRTHRPDAPWHVVPGNDKRYSRLEVLRRCVELLS; the protein is encoded by the coding sequence GTGACACTCGCAGCGGTCGACCCGTCTGTCTCGGCGGGTGAGCACGCGAAATATGAGAAGACGCTCAAGACGCTCCAGGAGCGCGTCTTCGAGCTGCAGATCCAGAACTACCTGGCGGGGCGGAAGGCCGTCATCGTCTTCGAGGGCTGGGACGCCTCCGGCAAGGGCGGCGCCATTCGCAGGCTCACCACGCTGATGGACCCGCGTGGTTACAAGGTCTGGCCCATCTCCTCGCCGTCAGAGGAAGAGCGCAGACACCATTACCTGTGGCGCTTCTGGCGCAAGACGCCGGGCGCGGGCGAGGTCTGCATGTTCGACCGGAGCTGGTACGGCCGGGTGCTGGTGGAGCGGGTAGAGGGCTTCGCGAAGCCGGCGGAATGGCGGCGCGCCTACGATGAAATCAATGCTTTTGAACACATGCTCACCGCGGACGGTGTGCGGATGGTGAAGTTCTTCATCCACATCGACAAGAAGACGCAGCTGCAGCGGTTTCGCGAGCGCGAGGCGGACCCGGCCAAGCGCTACAAGCTGGGGCCCGAGGACTGGCGGAACCGGGCGAAGTGGAAGAAGTACGAAGCGGCCATCCAGCAGATGCTGGACCGGACGCACCGCCCCGACGCGCCGTGGCACGTGGTGCCAGGGAACGACAAGCGGTACTCGCGGTTGGAGGTGCTCCGCCGCTGCGTGGAGTTGCTGAGCTGA
- a CDS encoding PilZ domain-containing protein → MQRKGGQKAVGSTRVEAPVRVPARAPAQVAALAKEVRPAVVPARPGGNVAAVSPEPRPAFAPLIEMNQGEAEHRHFPRAQLATRFEVWVDDEAGERRFEASLVSVNVSVSGAFLESTFYLPLGTVLGVRFALEPGAAPVQARAEIVREERGNGPEGRSGFGVRFLDFSGQTEVALARLFVGMRLRAFAEDYLKSQRARSLPNEVERVVDVLAAWELLKATSSVSDPWQG, encoded by the coding sequence ATGCAGAGGAAGGGTGGCCAGAAGGCAGTCGGGAGCACGCGGGTGGAGGCGCCGGTGCGCGTGCCCGCGCGAGCGCCAGCGCAGGTCGCGGCGCTGGCGAAGGAGGTCCGCCCCGCGGTGGTTCCGGCGCGTCCTGGTGGCAACGTGGCGGCGGTGAGCCCCGAGCCGAGGCCGGCCTTCGCGCCGTTGATTGAGATGAACCAGGGCGAGGCGGAGCACCGTCACTTTCCCCGCGCCCAGCTCGCCACGCGCTTCGAGGTGTGGGTGGATGACGAGGCGGGCGAGCGTCGCTTCGAGGCGAGCCTCGTGTCCGTCAACGTCAGCGTCAGCGGGGCGTTCCTGGAGAGCACCTTCTACTTGCCGCTGGGCACCGTGCTGGGCGTGCGCTTCGCGCTGGAGCCGGGCGCCGCGCCCGTGCAGGCGCGCGCGGAAATCGTGCGGGAGGAGCGGGGGAACGGGCCGGAGGGCCGCAGCGGCTTTGGCGTGCGCTTCCTCGACTTCAGCGGTCAGACGGAGGTGGCACTGGCGCGGCTCTTCGTGGGGATGCGGCTGAGGGCCTTCGCGGAGGACTATCTCAAGTCCCAGCGGGCTCGCTCCCTGCCCAACGAGGTGGAGCGCGTGGTGGACGTGCTGGCGGCCTGGGAGCTGCTCAAGGCGACGTCGTCCGTTTCCGACCCTTGGCAGGGCTGA
- the trxA gene encoding thioredoxin, translating into MAGADVTNIGDGDFKQQVLDSQEPVLVDFWATWCAPCRAIAPSIEALASQYKGQVKFTKLNIDENQDTPQEYGIRSIPTLLLFKGGRVVEQIVGAVPKARIEDAVKKALT; encoded by the coding sequence ATGGCAGGCGCGGACGTGACGAACATCGGGGATGGCGACTTCAAGCAGCAGGTCCTGGACTCCCAGGAGCCCGTGCTGGTGGATTTCTGGGCGACGTGGTGCGCGCCGTGCCGCGCCATTGCGCCCTCCATCGAAGCGCTGGCCTCGCAGTACAAGGGGCAGGTGAAGTTCACCAAGCTCAACATCGATGAGAACCAGGACACGCCGCAGGAGTACGGCATCCGTTCCATCCCCACCCTGCTCCTGTTCAAGGGCGGCCGCGTGGTGGAGCAGATTGTCGGCGCGGTGCCCAAGGCCCGCATCGAAGACGCCGTGAAGAAGGCCCTGACGTAG
- a CDS encoding uroporphyrinogen-III synthase: protein MERRLEGKRVLVTRPRERAEELCFLLEDEGAEVLSVPLLELHPPEDPRPLASAAEHIQRYNWVVFASPTGVDALMEALREAGTQDRIQRVKVATVGPRTTRAAEGYGLDVVAEPSEGTGAALLNLIKDALQPGDEVLLPAAEEGRRELEDGLREYGLLVTRVTAYRATPAPLPPESLALLDASPPDVVLFASPRTAEAFVEEAGRERLATARVVAIGPTTASALERLGVPAAAVAERPTPESLVDAAVLAVTSTVH, encoded by the coding sequence GTGGAACGGCGACTTGAAGGCAAGAGAGTCTTGGTGACGCGCCCGCGTGAGCGGGCCGAGGAGTTGTGCTTCCTCCTGGAGGATGAGGGCGCCGAAGTGCTGAGTGTGCCCCTTCTGGAACTGCATCCTCCGGAGGACCCACGTCCGCTGGCGTCAGCGGCCGAGCACATCCAGCGCTACAACTGGGTGGTGTTCGCGAGCCCGACCGGCGTGGATGCGCTGATGGAGGCCCTGCGCGAGGCGGGCACCCAGGACCGGATACAGCGGGTGAAGGTGGCCACCGTGGGGCCGCGCACGACGCGCGCCGCGGAGGGCTACGGCCTGGACGTGGTGGCCGAACCTTCCGAGGGAACGGGCGCGGCCCTGCTCAACCTCATCAAGGATGCGCTGCAACCGGGTGACGAAGTCCTGCTTCCCGCCGCCGAGGAAGGCCGGCGTGAGCTGGAAGACGGGCTGAGAGAGTACGGCCTCCTGGTGACGCGGGTGACGGCGTATCGCGCCACGCCCGCGCCCCTGCCACCGGAGTCGTTGGCCTTGCTGGATGCCTCACCGCCGGACGTCGTGCTCTTCGCTTCGCCGCGCACGGCCGAGGCCTTCGTGGAAGAGGCCGGACGCGAGCGCCTGGCCACCGCGCGGGTGGTGGCAATCGGTCCGACGACGGCGTCCGCCCTGGAGCGGCTGGGCGTGCCCGCGGCGGCCGTCGCGGAGCGGCCGACGCCAGAGTCCCTGGTGGATGCCGCCGTGCTCGCGGTGACGAGCACCGTGCACTGA
- the hemA gene encoding glutamyl-tRNA reductase: MELICIGLSHRTAPLTVRERLALPESRQVDVLQRLAQAPVEALWVSTCNRVEVYLFAPDAAMARQRALTELQVLGGVEALEHLYEHQGEAALVHLFRVACSLDSMVLGEAQILGQVKEAFERGQGAGAVRGELMRACAAAFSCAKRVRTETAIGRAATSMAAAAVQLASKVFDGLAGKTVLVVGAGEMGELAARHLKQAGASKLYVTNRTLARAEALAAEVGGQARPFEELLSLVAAADVVVCSTASQVPLFTRDNVGALGRGRRGRPLFMVDLAVPRDIDPAVGTLDWVHAYDVDDIQKFVADNAAARAEEAQKAGVLVAQEVARFVKERALREGTPVLARLRQRAEAIARSEVERTLGALGDGLNDKQRKSIEAMGRAIVNKLLHEPTARLRAVGPEGEGNRLAGAAAELFGLLEEEVGTAAAAPSVMAAPAQVATGGK; the protein is encoded by the coding sequence ATGGAGCTCATTTGCATTGGCCTGTCCCACCGGACGGCGCCCCTCACCGTCCGCGAGCGACTGGCCTTGCCGGAGTCGCGTCAGGTGGACGTGCTCCAGCGGCTGGCCCAGGCGCCCGTGGAGGCCCTCTGGGTGTCCACCTGCAACCGCGTGGAGGTGTACCTGTTCGCGCCGGACGCGGCGATGGCGCGGCAGCGCGCGTTGACGGAGCTGCAGGTGCTGGGCGGCGTGGAGGCCCTGGAGCACCTCTACGAGCACCAGGGCGAGGCGGCGCTGGTGCACCTGTTCCGCGTGGCGTGCAGCCTGGACTCCATGGTGCTGGGCGAGGCTCAGATTCTGGGCCAGGTGAAGGAAGCCTTTGAGCGGGGCCAGGGCGCGGGCGCGGTGCGCGGTGAGTTGATGCGCGCGTGCGCGGCCGCCTTCAGCTGCGCCAAGCGCGTGCGCACGGAGACGGCCATTGGCCGCGCGGCCACGTCCATGGCGGCGGCGGCGGTGCAGCTGGCCAGCAAGGTGTTCGACGGGCTCGCGGGCAAGACGGTGCTGGTGGTGGGCGCGGGGGAGATGGGCGAGCTGGCGGCGCGCCACCTGAAGCAGGCCGGTGCGTCGAAGCTCTACGTCACCAACCGCACCCTGGCGCGCGCGGAGGCGCTGGCGGCGGAGGTGGGCGGACAGGCGCGGCCCTTCGAGGAGCTGCTCAGTCTGGTGGCCGCGGCGGACGTGGTGGTGTGCAGCACCGCGTCGCAGGTGCCGCTTTTCACGCGGGACAACGTGGGCGCCCTGGGGCGCGGACGCCGGGGGCGGCCGCTGTTCATGGTGGACCTGGCGGTGCCTCGCGACATCGACCCGGCCGTGGGCACGCTGGACTGGGTACATGCATACGACGTGGACGACATCCAGAAGTTCGTCGCGGACAACGCCGCGGCGCGCGCGGAAGAGGCGCAGAAGGCGGGCGTGCTCGTCGCGCAGGAAGTAGCGCGTTTCGTCAAGGAGCGTGCGCTGCGTGAGGGCACGCCGGTGCTGGCGCGACTGCGTCAGCGCGCGGAGGCCATTGCCCGCTCCGAGGTGGAGCGCACGCTGGGCGCCCTGGGCGACGGACTCAACGACAAGCAACGCAAGAGCATCGAGGCCATGGGCCGAGCCATCGTCAACAAGCTGCTGCATGAGCCCACCGCGCGGCTGCGCGCCGTGGGGCCGGAAGGGGAGGGCAACCGCCTGGCGGGTGCCGCCGCCGAGCTGTTCGGTCTGCTGGAGGAGGAGGTCGGCACCGCCGCCGCCGCGCCCTCCGTCATGGCCGCGCCAGCCCAGGTCGCCACGGGGGGCAAGTGA